A genomic stretch from Vanrija pseudolonga chromosome 6, complete sequence includes:
- the NOP58 gene encoding Nucleolar protein 58: MLVLSETPIGFVVFKLGNDYKLDNKDLWKEFETPEKANKALKVQAIQRFTSTATAVEDLAAIQDGRLTESLEKFIVEATGGASEGDKKKKKKVEELLVVSEPKLAATISKSLKIPVLSDSTTQELYRGIRQQLSSLLGGIDQKDLNTMALGLGHSLSRFKLKFSTDKVDTMVIQAIALLDDLDKEINIYSMRVKEWYGWHFPEMGKIIVDNLAYARVVKAMGFRTNAATTSFELILPEDLEATLKQAAELSMGTEIAETDMEHIHSLCDQVISITEYRTQLSEYLRNRMQAIAPNLTALVGDLVGARLISHAGSLMNLAKFPASTVQILGAEKALFRALKTKHDTPKYGLIYHASLIGQAPQKLKGKMARMVATKASLSIRVDALADADTKADVSAAEIGISNRVKLESRLRALEHRAGIVSVRTATSGQTSRQQPKFELTGSSSAYNTATDNVNGADRLPTQPAAEEKADKKKKRKSEVADTTMDVDADESMVAGETKEERRARKEAKKAAKAAKKEGEDGEKKSKKRRASEANGEGGADDGEKKKKKKKRDSEAA; encoded by the exons ATGCTCGTCCTCTCCGAGACCCCCATCGGCTTCGTCGTCTTCAAGCTCGGCAACGACTACAAGCTCGACAACAAGGACCTGTGGAAGGAGTTTGAGACTCCCGAGAAGGCCAACAAGGC CCTCAAGGTCCAGGCGATCCAGCGCTTCACCTCGACTGCCACtgccgtcgaggacctcgctGCCATTCAGGATGGCCGCCTGAccgagtcgctcgagaaGTTCATCGTCGAGGCTACCGGCGGTGCTTCTGAGGGtgacaagaagaagaagaagaaggtcgaggagctccttGTTGTTTCCGAGCCCAAGCTTG CTGCCACCATCAGCAAGTCGCTCAAGATCCCTGTCCTTTCCGACAGCACCACCCAGGAGCTCTACCGTGGTATCCGCCAGCAgctctcgtcgctcctcggcgggaTTGACCAGAAGGACCTGAACACCATGGCCCTTGGTCTCGGTCACTCGCTCTCGCGCTTCAAGCTCAAGTTCTCGAccgacaaggtcgacacCATGGTCATCCAGGCCAttgccctccttgacgaccttgacAAGGAGATCAACATTTACTCTATGCGTGTCAAGGAGTGGTACGGCTGGCACTTCCCCGAGATGGGCAAGATCATTGTCGACAACCTTGCCTACGCCCGCGTTGTCAAGGCCATGGGCTTCCGTACCAAcgctgccaccacctcgtttgagctcatcctccccgaggacctcgaggctACCCTCAAGCAGGCTGCCGAGCTCTCTATGGGTACCGAGATTGCCGAGACCGACATGGAGCACATCCACTCGCTCTGCGACCAGGTCATCTCGATCACCGAGTACCGCACTCAGCTCTCCGAGTACCTCCGCAACCGTATGCAGGCGATCGCGCCCAACCTTACCGCCCTTGTCGGTGACCTTGTTGGCGCCCGTCTCATCTCGCACGCCGGCTCGCTCATGAACCTGGCCAAGTTCCCCGCCTCGACCGTCCAGATCCTTGGTGCCGAGAAGGCTCTCTTCCGTGCCCTCAAGACCAAGCACGACACGCCCAAGTACGGTCTCATCTACCACGCCTCCCTCATTGGCCAGGCTCCTCAGaagctcaagggcaagatgGCCCGCATGGTCGCTACCAAGGCGTCGCTCTCGATCcgtgtcgacgccctcgccgacgccgacaccaaggccgacgttTCCGCCGCCGAGATTGGCATCTCGAACCGCGTCAAGCTCGAGTCGCGCCTCCGTGCCCTTGAGCACCGTGCCGGCATCGTCTCGGTCCGCACTGCCACCTCTGGCCAGAccagccgccagcagccCAAGTTTGAGCTCACtggcagctcgagcgcctaCAACACCGCCACTGACAACGTCAACGGTGCCGACCGCCTCCCTACGCAGCCtgctgccgaggagaaggccgacaagaagaagaagaggaagtCTGAGGTTGCCGACACCACGAtggatgtcgacgccgacgagtcgaTGGTTGCTGGcgagaccaaggaggagcgccggGCACGGAAagaggccaagaaggccgccaaggccgccaagaaggagggcgaggacggcgagaagaagtcgaagaagaggagggcgtccgaggccaacggcgagggtggagccgacgacggcgagaagaagaagaagaagaagaagagggaCTCTGAGGCCGCCTAA
- the TOF1_1 gene encoding Topoisomerase 1-associated factor 1 gives MSSLYGSSPTREGMFSDLPDRHVAPDILAEEDRFEVFMPAVQSLVNALGGYEEMPQSDGTFMTVYRPGDSVLPVLKDLKKLWRKDDTDDERTVARCMAKAGLMKELVALVKEVTDRGEWGRKISLMSCDLIAALTWPIDVAKELKEMEEEGPVVTDYASLLRAQVEYKAQLLQGDTLRYIMRLLTLSFAKQGRREEKDERIISLGLHIVRNLLAIRDVVAPDNATGEQEELSHLQSTLITQLQKFEFMDMFLVLASHADRTEFNPFNMLILDVTQLLFRSVKPVDLARDPVKAPVENLAKLLSNELQAKIRKARAAPSRHSRFGTTITVKAGGQKVILHSQDAIAQDAAKVLDEIKKKRTGRQKKADDLTVDAYISPEAMAVLLNFGKELLKDFDSFFESVRKDIQMERSKVRPADSVRALYVSSFMMEFLLILRKKELDAATEAAKATGEGPEAATAQVDHDLPLGRIAVMAELDTVRWVASRMKSTMDDHPPAWTELEASINCFTQILLLIEAMSHSSDEEDSEAAAIIQNQLYYNGDILDASLQVVSNYKDQSVGYLEAIIHFAYVLLRMLERYSKDNAYMYALKAHNTGEAPIPEEYANDEEEDIGPDEDAPSYREHAFTFASFEQRFASEAVARTLLAYLARYSSFDDIEKVKRVVGLMHRQVVKAQAEGLYFKVSSMYLFGKVLEDQASLPKGKPSKDLVELIGFVLRKFFKRMAEDPFMIVDAFGPKSRGRWKQHSSYKSDEEEDDGMGGQRARIQEKLGPAELEFIKKHKLSWSQQMGVVVKMLVDADHEEWVRWMINVLEIVLAARTEIVLSVDGERNLSVVDSDGERATRDFSGPSADAIAKFAQLDLEPDSDELKAAVRENAHFRLMLKLLNFEATEAEDIREQKWFLPSKVLPSTISSAVGALNQFLITPVDLDEDPKKLIRRTRRRRAASPGSDSDIDRLPRKRRAQKAAEVQQFKSAAFIVDSDDDEDADAAFFAREEALRLQMQEKAEEAGNIMRETGTKKRKRGKRGGGPLTLDDMEGVVEGGEDVVVAEEEEGVDADDESEPGSPSTPVPRPSRRQRAVLSASPNATPSETLGADSDDDDADAVVSRRVRPRPTQRVIDPDDDE, from the exons ATGAGCAGTCTATAcggctcgtcgcccaccCGAGAGGGCATGTTCAGCGACCTGCCAGACCGCCATGTCGCCCCCGACATCTTGGCAGAGGAGGACAGGTTCGAGGTGTTCATGCCGGCCGTCCAGTCGCTCGTCAACGCGCTCGGTGGCTACGAAGAAATGCCCCAGAGCGACGGGACGTTCATGACTGTCTACCGGCCTGGTGACTCGGTTCTTCCTGTACTCAAGGACTTGAAGAAGCTCTGGCGAAaggacgacacggacgatGAGCGCACAGTCGCACGGTGTATGGCCAAGGCTGGGCTCATGAAGGAGTtggtcgcgctcgtcaaggaggTCACGGACCGTGGGGAGTGGGGAAGAAAGATATCTCTCATGTCTT GCGACCTCATCGCCGCTTTGACATGGCCTATCGACGTtgccaaggagctcaaggagatgGAAGAGGAAGGACCTGTCGTCACAGACTATGCCAGTCTGCTGCGTGCCCAGGTGGAGTACAAG GCACAACTACTCCAAGGCGACACACTGCGGTACATCATGAGGCTCCTTACTCTCAGTTTCGCAAAGCAAGGGCGCCgagaggagaaggacgagcgCATCATCTCGCTTGGTCTGCACATCGTTCGCAACCTGTTGGCGATCAGGGATGTTGTGGCCCCAGATAATGCGACTGGTGAACAGGAGGAACTGTCACATCTCCAG TCTACACTCATTACCCAGTTGCAGAAGTTCGAATTCATGGACATGTTCCTTGTCCTCGCCTCGCATGCCGACCGCACAGAATTCAACCCCTTCAACATGCTCATTCTGGATGTGACGCAACTGCTGTTCCGCTCAGTCAAGCCAGTCGACTTGGCAAGAGACCCAGTCAAAGCACCAGTCGAGAACCTCGCCAAGCTACTCAGCAACGAGCTACAGGCCAAGATCCGAAAAGCGCGTGCTGCTCCCTCCCGCCACTCGCGTTTCGGTACCACCATCACAGTCAAGGCT GGTGGACAAAAAGTGATTCTGCATTCCCAAGATGCCATTGCACAGGATGCTGCCAAGGTCCTGGACGAAatcaagaagaagcgcacgGGCAGGCAGAAGAAGGCG GATGACCTGACTGTGGACGCGTACATCAGTCCAGAGGCCATGGCAGTGCTCTTGAACTTTGGGAAGGAATTGTTGAAGGACTTTGATT CCTTCTTCGAGTCGGTCCGGAAGGACATTCAGATGGAGAGGAGCAAGGTTCGACCAGCCGACAGCGTCCGTGCGCTCTACGTTTCCAGCTTCATGATGGAGTTCCTTCTCATCTTGCGGAAGAAGGAGCTTGACGCTGCGACTGAGGCCGCGAAGGCCACAGGCGAGgggcccgaggcggcgacggcgcaggTTGACCACGACTTGCCACTTGGTCGCATCGCTGTGATGGCGGAGTTGGATACGGTCCGCTGGGTTGCCTCTCGAATGAAGAGCACCATGGACGATCACCCACCTGCCTGGACTGAACTTGAGGCCAGCATCAACTGCTTCACCCAGATT CTCCTTCTTATCGAGGCAATGTCCCACTccagcgacgaggaagacagCGAGGCGGCTGCGATTATCCAGAATCAGCTGTACTACAACGGCGATATTTTGGACGCCTCGCTGCAGGTTGTCTCTAATTACAAGGACCAATCTGTTGG TTACCTCGAGGCCATTATCCACTTTGCATACGTCCTCCTCCGCATGTTGGAGAGGTACTCAAAGGACAACGCGTACATGTAT gcgctcaaggcgcacAACACTGGCGAGGCACCAATCCCAGAAGAGTACGCCaacgatgaggaggaggatatCGGTCCCGACGAGGACGCACCGAGCTACCGCGAGCACGCGTTCACCTTTGCGTCCTTTGAGCAACGGTTTGCGTCCGAGGCCGTAGCCAGGACGCTGCTGGCGTACTTGGCACGCTACTCGTCGTTCGATGACATTGAGAAGGTCAagcgtgtcgtcggcctcatgCACCGACAAGTCGTCAAGGCACAAGCAGAAGGACTGTACTTCAAG GTCTCGTCAATGTATCTCTTTGGCAAAGTTCTCGAGGACCAGGCTTCGCTGCCCAAGGGGAAGCCGAGCAAAGACCTGGTCGAGCTCATCGGCTTTGTGCTTCGCAAATTCTTCAAGCGCATGGCCGAAGACCCGTTTATGATCGTCGACGCGTTTGGCCCCAAGTCGCGCGGCAGGTGGAAGCAGCACTCGTCGTAcaagagcgacgaggaggaggacgacggcatgggcgggcagcgcgcgcgaaTCCAGGAGAAG ctGGGccctgccgagctcgagtttATCAAGAAGCACAAGCTGTCGTGGAGCCAGCAGATGGGCGTGGTGGTCAAgatgctcgtcgacgccgaccacgagGAGTGGGTTCGGTGGATGATCAAC GTCCTCGAAATTGTGCTTGCTGCACGAACGGAGATCGTGCTGTCTGTGGACGGGGAACGGAATCTCTCTGTTGTGGACAGCGATGGCGAACGCGCAACTCGCGACTTCTCTGgccccagcgccgacgccattGCCAAGTttgcgcagctcgacctcgagcctGACAGCGATGAGCTCAAGGCCGCTGTTCGCGAGAATGCGCACTTTCGACTCATGCTCAAGCTGCTCAACTTTGAGGCCAcagaggccgaggacatTAGGGAACAGAAGTGGTTCCTCCCATCCAAGGTTCTGCCTTCGACGATCAGCAGCGCAGTCGGCGCGCTGAACCAGTTCCTCATCACACCCGTGGACCTGGACGAGGACCCGAAGAAGCTTATccggcggacgaggcggcgtcgcgcagcaAGCCCGGGCTCGGACTCTGACATTGACCGCCTGCCCCGCAAGCGTCGCGCGCAaaaggcggccgaggtgcagCAGTTCAAGTCTGCGGCGTTTATCGTGGACtcggacgatgacgaggatgccgacgcTGCATTCTTTGCtcgcgaggaggcgctgcGACTTCAGATGCAGGAGAAAGCCGAGGAAGCGGGCAACATTATGCGCGAGACGGGGAcgaagaagcgcaagagGGGAaagcgtggtggtggcccgcttacgctcgacgacatggaggGGGTTGTggagggcggggaggacgtggtggtggcggaggaggaggagggcgtcgatgccgacgacgagagcgagccTGGGTCGCCGAGCACACCCGTGCCGAGGCCATCTCGCCGACAGCGCGCGGTGCTCAGCGCATCGCCAAATGCCACACCAAGCGAGACTTTGGgtgccgactcggacgacgacgacgcagacgccGTGGTGTCCCGCCGCGTCCGACCACGGCCGACGCAGCGGGTTatcgaccccgacgacgacgaatAG
- the TOF1_1 gene encoding Topoisomerase 1-associated factor 1: MSSLYGSSPTREGMFSDLPDRHVAPDILAEEDRFEVFMPAVQSLVNALGGYEEMPQSDGTFMTVYRPGDSVLPVLKDLKKLWRKDDTDDERTVARCMAKAGLMKELVALVKEVTDRGEWGRKISLMSCDLIAALTWPIDVAKELKEMEEEGPVVTDYASLLRAQVEYKAQLLQGDTLRYIMRLLTLSFAKQGRREEKDERIISLGLHIVRNLLAIRDVVAPDNATGEQEELSHLQSTLITQLQKFEFMDMFLVLASHADRTEFNPFNMLILDVTQLLFRSVKPVDLARDPVKAPVENLAKLLSNELQAKIRKARAAPSRHSRFGTTITVKAGGQKVILHSQDAIAQDAAKVLDEIKKKRTGRQKKADDLTVDAYISPEAMAVLLNFGKELLKDFDSFFESVRKDIQMERSKVRPADSVRALYVSSFMMEFLLILRKKELDAATEAAKATGEGPEAATAQVDHDLPLGRIAVMAELDTVRWVASRMKSTMDDHPPAWTELEASINCFTQILLLIEAMSHSSDEEDSEAAAIIQNQLYYNGDILDASLQVVSNYKDQSVGYLEAIIHFAYVLLRMLERYSKDNAYMYVRKRKAARRKRQALKAHNTGEAPIPEEYANDEEEDIGPDEDAPSYREHAFTFASFEQRFASEAVARTLLAYLARYSSFDDIEKVKRVVGLMHRQVVKAQAEGLYFKVSSMYLFGKVLEDQASLPKGKPSKDLVELIGFVLRKFFKRMAEDPFMIVDAFGPKSRGRWKQHSSYKSDEEEDDGMGGQRARIQEKLGPAELEFIKKHKLSWSQQMGVVVKMLVDADHEEWVRWMINVLEIVLAARTEIVLSVDGERNLSVVDSDGERATRDFSGPSADAIAKFAQLDLEPDSDELKAAVRENAHFRLMLKLLNFEATEAEDIREQKWFLPSKVLPSTISSAVGALNQFLITPVDLDEDPKKLIRRTRRRRAASPGSDSDIDRLPRKRRAQKAAEVQQFKSAAFIVDSDDDEDADAAFFAREEALRLQMQEKAEEAGNIMRETGTKKRKRGKRGGGPLTLDDMEGVVEGGEDVVVAEEEEGVDADDESEPGSPSTPVPRPSRRQRAVLSASPNATPSETLGADSDDDDADAVVSRRVRPRPTQRVIDPDDDE, from the exons ATGAGCAGTCTATAcggctcgtcgcccaccCGAGAGGGCATGTTCAGCGACCTGCCAGACCGCCATGTCGCCCCCGACATCTTGGCAGAGGAGGACAGGTTCGAGGTGTTCATGCCGGCCGTCCAGTCGCTCGTCAACGCGCTCGGTGGCTACGAAGAAATGCCCCAGAGCGACGGGACGTTCATGACTGTCTACCGGCCTGGTGACTCGGTTCTTCCTGTACTCAAGGACTTGAAGAAGCTCTGGCGAAaggacgacacggacgatGAGCGCACAGTCGCACGGTGTATGGCCAAGGCTGGGCTCATGAAGGAGTtggtcgcgctcgtcaaggaggTCACGGACCGTGGGGAGTGGGGAAGAAAGATATCTCTCATGTCTT GCGACCTCATCGCCGCTTTGACATGGCCTATCGACGTtgccaaggagctcaaggagatgGAAGAGGAAGGACCTGTCGTCACAGACTATGCCAGTCTGCTGCGTGCCCAGGTGGAGTACAAG GCACAACTACTCCAAGGCGACACACTGCGGTACATCATGAGGCTCCTTACTCTCAGTTTCGCAAAGCAAGGGCGCCgagaggagaaggacgagcgCATCATCTCGCTTGGTCTGCACATCGTTCGCAACCTGTTGGCGATCAGGGATGTTGTGGCCCCAGATAATGCGACTGGTGAACAGGAGGAACTGTCACATCTCCAG TCTACACTCATTACCCAGTTGCAGAAGTTCGAATTCATGGACATGTTCCTTGTCCTCGCCTCGCATGCCGACCGCACAGAATTCAACCCCTTCAACATGCTCATTCTGGATGTGACGCAACTGCTGTTCCGCTCAGTCAAGCCAGTCGACTTGGCAAGAGACCCAGTCAAAGCACCAGTCGAGAACCTCGCCAAGCTACTCAGCAACGAGCTACAGGCCAAGATCCGAAAAGCGCGTGCTGCTCCCTCCCGCCACTCGCGTTTCGGTACCACCATCACAGTCAAGGCT GGTGGACAAAAAGTGATTCTGCATTCCCAAGATGCCATTGCACAGGATGCTGCCAAGGTCCTGGACGAAatcaagaagaagcgcacgGGCAGGCAGAAGAAGGCG GATGACCTGACTGTGGACGCGTACATCAGTCCAGAGGCCATGGCAGTGCTCTTGAACTTTGGGAAGGAATTGTTGAAGGACTTTGATT CCTTCTTCGAGTCGGTCCGGAAGGACATTCAGATGGAGAGGAGCAAGGTTCGACCAGCCGACAGCGTCCGTGCGCTCTACGTTTCCAGCTTCATGATGGAGTTCCTTCTCATCTTGCGGAAGAAGGAGCTTGACGCTGCGACTGAGGCCGCGAAGGCCACAGGCGAGgggcccgaggcggcgacggcgcaggTTGACCACGACTTGCCACTTGGTCGCATCGCTGTGATGGCGGAGTTGGATACGGTCCGCTGGGTTGCCTCTCGAATGAAGAGCACCATGGACGATCACCCACCTGCCTGGACTGAACTTGAGGCCAGCATCAACTGCTTCACCCAGATT CTCCTTCTTATCGAGGCAATGTCCCACTccagcgacgaggaagacagCGAGGCGGCTGCGATTATCCAGAATCAGCTGTACTACAACGGCGATATTTTGGACGCCTCGCTGCAGGTTGTCTCTAATTACAAGGACCAATCTGTTGG TTACCTCGAGGCCATTATCCACTTTGCATACGTCCTCCTCCGCATGTTGGAGAGGTACTCAAAGGACAACGCGTACATGTATGTGCGGAAGCGCAAAGCTGCTCGAAGGAAGCGacaggcgctcaaggcgcacAACACTGGCGAGGCACCAATCCCAGAAGAGTACGCCaacgatgaggaggaggatatCGGTCCCGACGAGGACGCACCGAGCTACCGCGAGCACGCGTTCACCTTTGCGTCCTTTGAGCAACGGTTTGCGTCCGAGGCCGTAGCCAGGACGCTGCTGGCGTACTTGGCACGCTACTCGTCGTTCGATGACATTGAGAAGGTCAagcgtgtcgtcggcctcatgCACCGACAAGTCGTCAAGGCACAAGCAGAAGGACTGTACTTCAAG GTCTCGTCAATGTATCTCTTTGGCAAAGTTCTCGAGGACCAGGCTTCGCTGCCCAAGGGGAAGCCGAGCAAAGACCTGGTCGAGCTCATCGGCTTTGTGCTTCGCAAATTCTTCAAGCGCATGGCCGAAGACCCGTTTATGATCGTCGACGCGTTTGGCCCCAAGTCGCGCGGCAGGTGGAAGCAGCACTCGTCGTAcaagagcgacgaggaggaggacgacggcatgggcgggcagcgcgcgcgaaTCCAGGAGAAG ctGGGccctgccgagctcgagtttATCAAGAAGCACAAGCTGTCGTGGAGCCAGCAGATGGGCGTGGTGGTCAAgatgctcgtcgacgccgaccacgagGAGTGGGTTCGGTGGATGATCAAC GTCCTCGAAATTGTGCTTGCTGCACGAACGGAGATCGTGCTGTCTGTGGACGGGGAACGGAATCTCTCTGTTGTGGACAGCGATGGCGAACGCGCAACTCGCGACTTCTCTGgccccagcgccgacgccattGCCAAGTttgcgcagctcgacctcgagcctGACAGCGATGAGCTCAAGGCCGCTGTTCGCGAGAATGCGCACTTTCGACTCATGCTCAAGCTGCTCAACTTTGAGGCCAcagaggccgaggacatTAGGGAACAGAAGTGGTTCCTCCCATCCAAGGTTCTGCCTTCGACGATCAGCAGCGCAGTCGGCGCGCTGAACCAGTTCCTCATCACACCCGTGGACCTGGACGAGGACCCGAAGAAGCTTATccggcggacgaggcggcgtcgcgcagcaAGCCCGGGCTCGGACTCTGACATTGACCGCCTGCCCCGCAAGCGTCGCGCGCAaaaggcggccgaggtgcagCAGTTCAAGTCTGCGGCGTTTATCGTGGACtcggacgatgacgaggatgccgacgcTGCATTCTTTGCtcgcgaggaggcgctgcGACTTCAGATGCAGGAGAAAGCCGAGGAAGCGGGCAACATTATGCGCGAGACGGGGAcgaagaagcgcaagagGGGAaagcgtggtggtggcccgcttacgctcgacgacatggaggGGGTTGTggagggcggggaggacgtggtggtggcggaggaggaggagggcgtcgatgccgacgacgagagcgagccTGGGTCGCCGAGCACACCCGTGCCGAGGCCATCTCGCCGACAGCGCGCGGTGCTCAGCGCATCGCCAAATGCCACACCAAGCGAGACTTTGGgtgccgactcggacgacgacgacgcagacgccGTGGTGTCCCGCCGCGTCCGACCACGGCCGACGCAGCGGGTTatcgaccccgacgacgacgaatAG